A single region of the Acidobacteriota bacterium genome encodes:
- the thiI gene encoding tRNA 4-thiouridine(8) synthase ThiI — protein sequence MRRFFLCHYHEVGLKKGNRAFFERRLCENIRKALAEYPYKSVRRISGRILVEVPEDAPHERIGQRLQKVFGVASCSSAWLSGQSLEDLERNLWTLVRDREFDTFKIEARRAHKSFPLTSPELNRLLGSHVVERSGKGVNLTAPDLTCHVDIVERYAFLYFTRLPGARGLPVTTSGRVVVLLSGGIDSPVAAYKIMKRGCPVIFVHFHSYPFTNLESQEKVRRLVRLLNEFQFESVLYRVPFAHTQRQIVALTPPETRVVFYRRFMLRIAERLALKEGALALVTGDSIGQVASQTLANLSVISSTVSMPVLRPLVGDDKEEIIQTARRIGTFPVSILPDVDCCSLFVPKHPETRARAAAIEEIEAALDVEELVAAALAGAEREIFESIPSELPAAKTVLSHGNGPS from the coding sequence GTGCGCCGCTTCTTCCTCTGCCACTATCATGAGGTCGGCCTCAAGAAGGGGAATCGCGCCTTCTTCGAGAGGCGACTCTGCGAGAACATCCGCAAGGCTCTGGCAGAGTATCCGTACAAGTCGGTCCGGCGAATCTCCGGGCGGATTCTGGTGGAAGTGCCGGAGGATGCCCCTCACGAGCGGATTGGACAACGCCTCCAGAAAGTCTTTGGGGTGGCGTCCTGTTCTTCCGCGTGGCTCTCCGGGCAATCTCTGGAGGACCTGGAGCGAAACCTCTGGACGCTGGTCCGGGACCGGGAGTTCGACACCTTCAAGATCGAGGCCCGGCGCGCCCATAAGAGCTTTCCGTTGACGTCACCCGAACTGAACCGACTGCTCGGTTCCCATGTGGTGGAGCGTTCGGGCAAAGGGGTGAACCTCACCGCTCCCGATCTGACCTGCCACGTCGACATCGTGGAACGGTACGCCTTCCTCTACTTCACCCGGTTGCCGGGCGCCCGCGGCCTTCCCGTCACCACTTCGGGCCGGGTCGTCGTGCTCCTCTCCGGCGGGATCGATTCACCGGTGGCGGCGTACAAGATCATGAAGCGGGGCTGCCCGGTGATCTTCGTCCATTTTCACAGCTATCCCTTCACCAACCTGGAATCCCAGGAGAAGGTCCGGCGCCTGGTGAGGTTGTTGAACGAATTCCAGTTCGAGTCCGTCCTTTACCGAGTGCCCTTCGCCCACACTCAGCGGCAGATCGTCGCCCTGACTCCGCCGGAGACCCGGGTGGTCTTCTACCGTCGATTCATGCTGCGGATCGCCGAAAGGCTGGCTCTCAAGGAGGGCGCGCTGGCCCTGGTGACCGGAGACAGCATCGGCCAGGTGGCTTCCCAGACGCTGGCCAACCTGTCAGTGATTTCCAGTACCGTGAGCATGCCCGTGCTCCGTCCGCTGGTGGGAGACGACAAGGAGGAGATCATTCAGACGGCCAGGCGGATCGGGACCTTTCCCGTCTCCATACTGCCCGACGTGGACTGTTGCTCCCTCTTCGTTCCCAAGCACCCCGAGACTCGCGCGCGAGCGGCCGCCATCGAGGAGATCGAGGCCGCACTGGACGTGGAAGAGTTGGTGGCGGCCGCACTGGCCGGCGCCGAACGGGAGATCTTCGAATCGATTCCCTCGGAATTGCCGGCGGCCAAGACCGTCCTCAGCCACGGGAACGGCCCCTCATGA